The genomic window tcaagttcaagttcaagtatgtttattgagaaccTTTTCCTGGAGAGTGGTTGTTGTACTCTTGTTCATGTACTCAGGGTTCTACAAGAGTACCCTGAGTAATTATTTAATTACCATCTGTCATAAAGAGACCAAAAGTCCCACTCCATTCTTTTTTTAAGTCTTGTACTGTAGTATGAGGCCTTCTTCCGTCGCTACCACCACCTGTCCCTacttacccactaccaccacctgcccccacttacccactaccaccacctgcccccacttacccactaccaccacctgcccccacttacccactaccaccacctacccccaCTTACCCATTACCACCACCTACCCCCACTTACCCACTACGTccacctacccccctcccccctcaccccactaccagcatcacctatccctcatcaccaccactggtCTATTAAACAACTGGTGGTGTGATAGACCCGTGGCGGTGGTGGGGATGCTTAGACTCCCTGAGCTGCTGTTGTACAAACCAGCAATACAGGTATTTCAAGGTCTCTTGGCGGCTGAGAGTTGAGGAGGTGCAGTGCTGTGAACCAGGTGTCGGCACCACAGCATCACAGGTACGGGTCCTGTGAACCCTGGCGAGGACCTCCAGCACAGGAGGGGGTGAGTGTCTCCTGCAACAGATGTGCACGAAGTTGGGGTGGATGCTCCCGAGGTCCTCACCTTACACATGAACTCGTAGAGGTTCCTCACCCGTCATGAACCTCCAGGTCAGCCGTCCTGGTCGTTCTGGGGGTCACATTTTCTcggtacatatatatttttacgcTTGGCTGGAAAGACCTTTTAAGACTAATTTACCTTGACTAGAAGATATGATGGCGTTCGTTGGTGAGTGCAGGAAGGATGCCGTGACGTAGTAGGCAGGAGCTGCCTCGCTTCACGCCCACATTAACCACTCCTCTTGGGCGGAGTTACTAATTTTGTCAGCCAATGAATGTCGGTCCCAGTTATGCCCAACACGCTTCAGTAAAATAACGACGATATTCATTCATGTGTCAAGAGGAGAACCCGTACCAagcaggaggcaggctggcatatATGAAGGTGCAAGGCGGTGAGTGCTTGCAGTGCTCTCTGACCAGCAAGCAAGCAACACCAGTGAACTGAGGGAAGCTCTGCTCTCAGCTATGGCCCAGGGATGTTTGCCTGACGACTTACTCAGTCTAGATCTCGACGAGTGAGTGTTGTGATAAATGTTTCACCGCCTGACACAACCATTCTCGCTGAGGGTGCCGGCAGCCCTTGTGCCGGGGTGTGTGGTGCCGGCAGCCCTTGTGCCGGGGTGTGTGGTGCCGGCAGCCCTTGGGCCGGGGTGTGTGGTGCCGGCAGCCCTTGTGCCGGGGTGTGTGGTGCCGGCAGCCCTTGGGCCGGGGTGTGTGGTGCCGGCAGCCCTTGGGCCGGGGTGGGTGGTGCCGGCAGCCCTTGTGCCGGGGTGTGTGGTGCCGGCAGCCCTTGGGCCGGGGTGTGTGGTGCCGGCAGCCCTTGTGCCGGGGTGTGTGGTGCCGGCAGCCCTTGGGCCGGGGTGTGTGGTGCCGGCAGCCCTTGTGCCGGGGTGTGTGGTGCCGGCAGCCCTTGGGCCGGGGTGTGTGGTGCCGGCAGCCCTTGGGCCGGGGTGGGTGGTGCCGGCAGCCCTTGGGCCGGGGTGTGTGGTGCCGGCAGCCCTTGGGCCGGGGTGTGCGCTGAAGGTGCCGGCAGCCCttgggctggggtgtgtggtgccgGCAGCCCTTGGGCCGGGGTGTGTGGTGCCGGCAGCCCTTGGGCCGGGGTGTGTGGTGCCGGCAGCCCTTGGGCCGGGGTGTGCGCTGAAGGTGCCGGCAGCCCTTGGGCCGGGGTGTGTGCTGAAGGTGCCGGCAGCCCTTGGGCCGGGGTGTGTGCTGAAGGTGCCGGCAGCCCTTGGGCCGGGGTGTGTGGTGCCGGCAGCCCTTGGGCCGGGGTGTGTGCTGAAGGTGCCGGCAGCCCTTGGGCCGGGGTGTGTGGTGCCGGCAGCCCTTGGGCTGGGGTGATTGCAGGTGCTGAAAACTAGTTAACGTATTTGGAGCAGGGACGTGCTTTGTATTATTACAGTTCTGGAGACATCACGTTCACAAGTTTGTCCTTACCGATGTTGTGGACCTCGTCAGGTACCTTCCGATGCCTCGCCAACCATTTGTTGACGGCCACGTGGGGCGTCAGAGCATCGAGCTTTCTTTTACGGGGGTCCAGAGTAGTCTCCTAAAACCATGTCACGGAACATCAAACCCTTCAagctgtgaatatatatatatatatatatatatatatatatatatatatatatatatatatatatatatataatgtgtgtgtgtgcgtttctgTCCGAAGTACGAGGCCTCACCCAACCTTAACACATTAAACATGTGAGATATTTGAGTGTCCTTGGCCAGTCGAGGTCAGCCCAAGTACCGTGCTTAAAGAAATATCGGCCCATTAATTGATTGCCCCCTTccgcgatttaaaaaaaaaaatatgcagtAAAATCAGGGGTTTTTAAACCCGCAGTTTGATGCTTCCACCGTGAAATGtggggagaagaggagggggaaggggaatagGGGAGAGAAGAAAGATAGGAAGAGAGATAAGGTAAAAGGAGATGATAGGGAAGAGACAAGGAGAGAAGGGGAAAAGATGGAGAAGGGAGAAGCTGCAGGAGAGGTGAGAGACGGGGAGAGGAATAAGAGAGAGGAAATATGGGAGGAGAGAAGAGATAGGGGAAAGATAAGAGTCCCGGGAAGGATGTCACCTCACTCTGTGACTGACGTTTTTAGCATAAGACGCTGAAGACAATTGCACTCTTAACATTTTAACCTTTAAACTTGAATTATTACAAAATTAACCATAGCATGTCTTTTGACAACGAATTATTGGGCAATTtgaatacacacaacacacacacacacactagagatcGGTTGCCGCAGGTTATCAGGTAGGCTCCTCTCAGTGACCCTGAACACCTGGCCAGCAAGACCAATACTAATGCCACAGACACACTTGTTGCTTGTTAGTCTTGATGagtctcccctcgcatctcacctCCTTCTGATGACCCAGCTTGGTCTTCCGAGCTTGCTTATCATCTCCACTGCGCCCTGCAGCCGCCACGTGTATATTCTGTATGATATGCATGTTTTAAGAGCACTGTTTAATGTATTCTAAGATGTATAAGGTACGCTTGCACGCAGCTGTTACTTATATTTATTACAGATGTCGCATCTCTGGCCCTTACAGCTGGGATAACGAGTTCTacgagagtgaggaggaagggggggcgcCTTGCAGCACTATGTTCCATTACTGCCCCGTCCACACCTGGAAGAGAGAGGTGAGTGCGTCTCAGGCCCCTGGTGTGTCTCTGGCCCTGGTGAGTATCTCAAGCCCTGGTGAGTGTGTCTCAAGCCCTAATGAGTGTGTCTCAAGCCCCTGGTGAGTGTGTCTCAGGCCCTGACGAGTGTCTCTAGCCCTGGTAAGTAACCCAAGCCCCTGGTGAGTGTCTCAGGCTCTGGTAAGTGACTCATGTCCTGGTAAGTGTCTCAAAGGAGGTGATCCATAAGCACTCACAAGTAAGAAGAGAATGGTTGTCATCTGGGATCCTCTGGTGTCCGTGAGTCAAGCACTCGGGCTccacacagccagacacacacTCTAGCTGAACAGATGAACATTCATGTGAGAGTTAGTAGGCCTATATATACACCTGCACTGACCTCTGTTCATGCAATAATATTCTAACCTACTTCCACgctccttccccctcctacccCTGCCCCTGGTCTGAGTGagcgtggtgacaggtgtgtaagtAACAACAGGTGTGTGAGTAACAACAGGTATGCCCGTTCCAGCACGTGCGCGGGTGGGTGTTCTCTGTGTGCCAGGAGAACAACATCGACGCTGACCACCTGGGGGGCTTCGGGGGCTTCACGGGACCCCAGCTGCTGAACATGACTCAGGAGCAGTTCCGTGAGGTCAATCCTCTCCACGGTAAACTGTTCTACGACCGTCTTCACCGCTTGGTCCGCACCACTAGTTCCTATAGTAAGTGAACCCCTGTGACTACCCAGTAGTCTccttctgctctctctctctctctctgtctctctctctctctctctctctctctctctctctctctctctctctctctctctctctctctctctctctctctctctctctctctttctctctctgtctctctctctctctctgtctctctctctctctctctctctctgtctctctctctctctctctctctctctctctctctctctctctctctctctctctctctctctctctctctctctctctctctctctctttctctctctgtctctctctctctctctctatctctctctctctctctctctctctctctctctctctctctctctctctctctctctctctctctctctctctctctctctctctctctctgtctctctctctctctctctctctctccctctctctctctctccaccaggtAGATGTTAGATTAGCCTTGAAATTACTGTTTCTAGGTGCCACATAAACAAATTTAATCTCACTTCAAATATAAACGTTTCCGAGACATACTGTTCATATTGACTTTGCTATCCATTTCTTGTGTACCTAAATTATGCCAACATGGAGTGATATAAACACTAGACTATACTAAATGAATAATAATTGTGCTGCAGGTGGGTACGACTGCCAGCCACAGCTAACTCTGGAGAACACGTCCGGCAGCGCCTCCAACAGCGCCACCTACTACGAACTACAGCCCAAAGCCGCTACCCATCCCCAAGAGAACTGGAGCAACTGCTACCCATATTACGAGTACCAGCCTGAGCATTACTCCTGTACTCGAGGATACTCCACGCCGACTTCAGATGTCAAGGACGAGTCCGTAGAAGACCGTACTTTGGATATGTTCGACAGGTTGCACGTGAATCGCAAGGACAGCTACAGAGAGGACTGCCTCTCAGTCAGCAGTGGTGGCGGGTATTCTCTTCCAGGAGCAACGGGTTGCGGGTTTTCTTCTCACGGAACGTGCGGTGTGTATTCACCAGCCGGAGCGACGGATTGCGGGTATTCGTCCGAGGCGACGGGTATTGGGTATTCTGTGCCCGGAGTGACcccgcccccctcctccacccaccTATCACAATTTTCATCCTGCCAAGCTAAAAACAGAAGTAAGTGTACCAAAACGCCAGCAAACACTGATGTTTACTAGAAGTTTAGGCAGAAATCTAAGCTAAACAAGCCCTATAGGCCTCTTCATCCAGGTATAAGACAGTGAAGTCCTCGCCTCGCCAATAAACAAACATTTCAAACAATTTCTGTCCTTCACTCAGCTCAAGTGCATGTTTCTCGGTCATTACAAATCGTCTATTTACCAAAAAGATAGTTTGGCATTATTTTATTCAAATAATTTCCGAGCATTAATCTACTAACACTTTCTGGAGAATCACGGGAAGACCTTCCTGGTTGTGGATACACAGGTGAATATTACAACACAAATTCTGGTTAATTGTTTGGACAGAGATGTGGCTCACGTTCCTGACGATGCCGGCTTTGTTCCAACCTTTGTTGTGACTTATTCCTCTAATAATGATGCCCAAAATGTCGTAGACATGCGGCCAAGAGATGGCATCTTATGACTCGGTTCTCACCCGGTAGGAGGACGTGGAGATCGAGGCCCTAAGCTGTGGGAGTTCCTGCTGGACCTGTTGAAGGACCCGACCTGTAACCCGAGCATCATCCGCTGGGAGAATGAAGAGGAGCACATCTTCCGGCTCACCAACCAGCACGAGGTGGCTCAGCGATGGGGCCAGCGCCGACCTAAGGATGGCTCTCTGCCTTATGATTACTTTGCTCGCGCTCTCAGGTGAGCAGCAGGTGTcctccggtgtgtgtgtgtgtgtgtgtgtgtgtgtgtgtgtgtgtgtgtgtgtgtgtgtgtgtgtgtgtgtgtgtgtgtgtgtgtgtgtgtactcacctagttgtgtctgcaggatcgagcattgactcttggatcccgcctttcgagcatcggttgtttacagcaatgactcctgtcccatttccctatcatacctggttgtgtgtgtgtgtgtgtgtgtgtgtgtgtgtgtgtgtgtgtgtgtgtgtgtgtgtgtgtgtgtgtgtgtgtgtgtgtgtgtgtgtgtagtcacccacTAGTGCCTACGAGAAAAAGCTCTGAATCTTAGCCTTGTCTTCTAACTGTTAGTGTCTGATGTTTTTTATATCTTTCTACGATTTAGTTTGTATTCCACCTTCTCTTAAAGCTACAAATGGTCGAGTCTTAAACCTGTGAAAACACCTGCTTTTTCTTCACCAGTTTGCTGTAAGGTAATCTTGTTAATTTGATATTTGTTTAATCACTAATGAACAGTCAGTAACTTAACCTGTCCTCAGGGGGGTTTAAACCCTCGGGGTAATTACGTCAAAATCATTACTTAATTAGTGTTATTAGCTGCTgcctatccatggttaggttaggttacattaagttaggttaagtttggtttctCTAAAACAGTGTATAGTTTTCAAACATGTGAAATTTTaaattcgaaaactatttgaATAAATCCTagaatttaatttttttcagAAAACCTAGGCATCAGATCGTTTCAAAGAAAATGAGTTAACCATGGACTTTTTGTATTTTAAACCATTGATTTATAATACAGTAGAGTTATAACTTGAAAAATGTTCTGTATTTGGGACAAAGGTTTACTTAACAGTTGACAAATAGACTATTTTTTAGAACCGTAATATATTTTCAACCCCATCacaaataattcattgtgtcaggggcaCAGGCAGCCAGTATTAGGCTTATATCATGGCTTATATCACAACAAACTGActtctgagtacctatttactgctaggtgaacaaggcatTTGGGTGATTGGAAGTGCACCCGTCCCTTTCTGTCCCGCCCTGGACTCGAACTTGGAATTCCTGATTATGAGTCCGTGAACGAACCCGACAATATAGGACGGGAGTAACACGCGTCTGTTCCATTTCAGGTACCATTACAAGTCCGGAATGTTGGTCTCCGTTCCGGAAAGGAAGCTGGTGTACAAGTTTGGGCCCCGAGTGTTCGAAGAGAGACGATGATGACACGTCGTCCACCGGATCTCCGATTTCCCAGGGAACTAATGCTCAAAATGTGGCCTTTTTGTGTGCTTCAAAATACACAGGGGCATGCGCGCGCAGTCTCGTCACTTCGAATAAACATACGCGCTCAGTCTCGTCACTTCGAGTCAACATGCGCAAGCAATCTCGTCGCTTCGAGTCGACATACGCGCTCAGTCTCGTCACTTTGAGTCGACTTGCGCGCGCAGTCTCGTCACTTCGAGTCGAGAAAGAGTGCAAGCAGCTGCATAAGACCGGCCCGGACAAGGCGTCAACATAGCCCTTGAACAAATGTCTTTCTCCCATTGTGATGTGCGGCTGTCAACTTGTGCAGCGTTACCAGAGACGTCAGAAGCGTTACCAGAGACGTCAGCAACGTTACCAGAGCGTCAGCAGCGTTACCAGAGCGTCAGCAACGTTACCAGAGACGTCAGCAGCGTTACCAGATACATAAAGAGTGTGACTAAAGGCGATAGAAATTTAGTGGGTCAACACATATGTGGGAGATAAGGGAGGCTGCGGTCCCACCGTCCACCAGAGCTGTCTTCACTATGCTCCGTGCTCATCTCAGTCCTCCCACACTGGTCTCTAGGCCTTCACgtgtcaccctcccacactggTCACTAGGCCTTCACgtgtcaccctcccacactggTCACTAGGCCTTCACGTGTCACCCTCCACAACATGTCCTCCAGAGAACAGAGCCGTGAGTAATTACACGAAATAGTCGTCTCACCTCTCCATTACAAAGATATACACTTTGCCTGTGAGTGTTACCAGACGTGCCTGGAGCGTCACCTCACACGTCAGATGGTGTCCAGCACGTCACAACGTGCCAGGAGAGTCACCTCACGCGTCACAACGTGCCTGGAGAGTCACCTCACACGTCACAACGTGCCTGGAGAGTCACCTCACGCGTCACAACGTGCCTGGAGAGTCACCTCACGCGTCACAACGTGCCAGGAGAGTCACCTCACACGTCACAACGTGCCTGGAGAGTCACCTCACGCGTCACAACGTGCCTGGAGAGTCACCTCACGCGTCACAACGTGCCTGGAGAGTCACCTCACGCGTCACAACGTGCCTGGAGAGTCACCTCACGCGTCACAACGTGCCTGGAGAGTCACCTCACGCGTCACAACGTGCCTGGAGAGTCACCTCACGCGTCACAACGTGCCTGGAGAGTCACCTCACACGTCACAACGTGCCTGGAGAGTCACCTCACGCGTCAACACCGTGCCTGGAGAGTCACCTCACACGTCACAACGTGCCTGGAGAGTCACCTCACGCGTCACAACGTGCCTGGAGAGTCACCTCACGCGTCACAACGTGCCTGGAGAGTCGCCTCACACGTCACAACGTGCCTGGAGAGTCACCTCACGCGTCACAACGTGCCTGGAGAGTCACCTCACACGTCACAACGTGCCTAGAGAGTCACCTCACACGTCACAACGTGCCTGGAGAGTCACCTCACGCGTCACAACGTGCCTGGAGAGTCACCTCACGCGTCACAACGTGCCTGGAGAGTCACCTCACACGTCACAACGTGTCTAGAGAGTCACCTCACACGTCACGACGTGCCTGGAGAGTCACCTCACGCGTCACAACGTGCCTGGAGAGTCACCTCACGCGTCACAACGTGCCTGGAGAGTCACCTCACACGTCACAACGTGCCTGGAGAGTCACCTCACGCGTCACAACGTGCCTGGAGAGTCACCTCACACGTCACAACGTGCCTAGAGAGTCACCTCACACGTCACAACGTGCCTGGAGAGTCACCTCACGCGTCACAACGTGCCTGGAAAGTCACCTCACGCGTCACAACGTGCCTGGAGAGTCACCTCACACGTCACAACGTGCCTGGAGAGTCACCTCATGCGTCACAAGGTGCCTGGAGAGTCACCTCACACGTCACAACGTGCCTGGAGAGTCACCTCATGCGTCACAACGTGCCAGGAGAGTCACCTCACGCGTCACAAGGTGCTACACCATCAATACTTACATTAATATATTTACCAACAAAGACAAAACACTTATCCTAAGCTCATCATGTGTACAAACTCAtaacataaaataatattaatataaatttgAGATAATAACCTGTTGTTTTATTGTGGTAACAACCCGACTACTGTCGTAGTGTATAGCACTCTCTCCCCCCGGAGTGTATAGCACTCTCTCTCCCCCCGGAGTGTATAGCACTCTCTCACTGAAGGTAAACAGAACCTCCACAAATTCGATTACATATGTCCCTCCTCACAGGTTCCGTTCTCTTTGATGGAGTTGGAGCAAGGGGCGACTATACTAGACACATTGCCACACTTTTTCGTATATTCGGTCATGACCACTGTCTGAAGAGATTTCGATAGGATTCTACCCCCTTCCCCTTATTTCCTTTTCCGAACCCTAGTCCTCGGGGCGCATCCGATTCTCAATTCGTCGTCGCCATTAAACCAGCAAGAATAACAATGCCACAAGTATCTATAACAATGCCTAGTGGTGGTGTGACTCGCCTCAACCTCAACCGAAGGATAAAATATTCACTTCAAGATGCCTGCTGTCATCACTGAATGTTCACAGTCCAATCTATCTGGAAATAGATAATTTCGAATATAAACGGCCCAGGTATGAccttgtaatgtatacacacttgtaatgtatacacgggaattaaacctcacgtcgctggaagacagaagagtaagagggaacatgatcaccacgtataaGATTTTCAgaaaaattgacagggtagataaaaacaggctatttaacacaaggggcatacgcacaaggggacacaggtggaaactgagtgcccaaatgagccacagagatattagaaagaattttttttagtgtcagagtggttgacaaatggaatgcattaggaagtgatgtggtggaggctgactccatacacagtttcaagtttagatatgatagagcccaataggcttaggaac from Procambarus clarkii isolate CNS0578487 chromosome 94, FALCON_Pclarkii_2.0, whole genome shotgun sequence includes these protein-coding regions:
- the LOC123747424 gene encoding transcription factor ets-4 isoform X2 → MAQGCLPDDLLSLDLDDWDNEFYESEEEGGAPCSTMFHYCPVHTWKREHVRGWVFSVCQENNIDADHLGGFGGFTGPQLLNMTQEQFREVNPLHGKLFYDRLHRLVRTTSSYSGYDCQPQLTLENTSGSASNSATYYELQPKAATHPQENWSNCYPYYEYQPEHYSCTRGYSTPTSDVKDESVEDRTLDMFDRLHVNRKDSYREDCLSVSSGGGYSLPGATGCGFSSHGTCGVYSPAGATDCGYSSEATGIGYSVPGVTPPPSSTHLSQFSSCQAKNRRGRGDRGPKLWEFLLDLLKDPTCNPSIIRWENEEEHIFRLTNQHEVAQRWGQRRPKDGSLPYDYFARALRYHYKSGMLVSVPERKLVYKFGPRVFEERR
- the LOC123747424 gene encoding transcription factor ets-4 isoform X1, yielding MAQGCLPDDLLSLDLDECRISGPYSWDNEFYESEEEGGAPCSTMFHYCPVHTWKREHVRGWVFSVCQENNIDADHLGGFGGFTGPQLLNMTQEQFREVNPLHGKLFYDRLHRLVRTTSSYSGYDCQPQLTLENTSGSASNSATYYELQPKAATHPQENWSNCYPYYEYQPEHYSCTRGYSTPTSDVKDESVEDRTLDMFDRLHVNRKDSYREDCLSVSSGGGYSLPGATGCGFSSHGTCGVYSPAGATDCGYSSEATGIGYSVPGVTPPPSSTHLSQFSSCQAKNRRGRGDRGPKLWEFLLDLLKDPTCNPSIIRWENEEEHIFRLTNQHEVAQRWGQRRPKDGSLPYDYFARALRYHYKSGMLVSVPERKLVYKFGPRVFEERR
- the LOC123747424 gene encoding transcription factor ets-4 isoform X3, encoding MFHYCPVHTWKREHVRGWVFSVCQENNIDADHLGGFGGFTGPQLLNMTQEQFREVNPLHGKLFYDRLHRLVRTTSSYSGYDCQPQLTLENTSGSASNSATYYELQPKAATHPQENWSNCYPYYEYQPEHYSCTRGYSTPTSDVKDESVEDRTLDMFDRLHVNRKDSYREDCLSVSSGGGYSLPGATGCGFSSHGTCGVYSPAGATDCGYSSEATGIGYSVPGVTPPPSSTHLSQFSSCQAKNRRGRGDRGPKLWEFLLDLLKDPTCNPSIIRWENEEEHIFRLTNQHEVAQRWGQRRPKDGSLPYDYFARALRYHYKSGMLVSVPERKLVYKFGPRVFEERR